CATCAGGTTATCGATCAACGATTGACGAGCTTGGGCCTTCTCTTGTTCATCAGCAGCGCTTTCTAATACATCAAAAATAGCCGTGACACGCGCTTCACCAAGAATCTCGGCGATTTGATCTTTATCTGACTGTGCTAACGATTGACCTGAGAATAAAGCCGTCACCGCATTGGCAACCGGTGCGTATTGTTCTTCTTCTTCAACAAACGCCTGATAATCGTAAAATCGATCCGAGTCCAAAAGACGTAAGCGAGCAAAGTGGCTTTCACGCCCTAATTGCTCAGGTGTTGCTGTCAAAAGTAATACGCCAGGCGTACGTTCAGCTAACGCTTCAACGACTTGGTATTCACGGCTTGGTTTTTCTTCGCTCCACTCTAAATGATGCGCTTCATCGACCACCAATAAATCCCATTCAGCATCAACGGCTTGTTCTATACGACGACGACTTTTGCGTAGGAACTCTAATGAACATAAAACAAATTGCTGGGTATCAAACGGATTTTCCGATTCAGCAAACGCTTCAACACAACGCTCTTCATCAAAAATAGAAAAATGCAGATTGAAACGACGCATCATTTCAACCAACCACTGATGTTGTAAATTCTCTGGAACGACAATCAAAACACGTTCAGCACGCCCTGACAGAACTTGCTGATGAATGATCATGCCAGCTTCAATGGTTTTACCTAATCCTACTTCATCGGCAAGTAATACGCGTGGCGCATGACGACGCCCAACTTCATGGGCAATATAAAGCTGGTGTGGCACCAAACCAGCGCGCATACCACATAACCCACGCATAGGGCTTTTTTGTTGTTGATATTGATTGTGTAGTGCACGATAGCGCAACACAAAGTTATCCATACGATCCACTTGACCCGCAAACAGTTTGTCTTGCGGTTTATTAAACCGTATTTGGTGACTTAAAAAGATTTCACGCAGTGATACATTAGATTCTTCCGTATCTTGACGAGTACCAATATAGGTTAATACCCCTTGGTCTTCGGTGATCTCTTCGACTTGTAATGACCAACCTTCTTGGCTATCGATCACATCTCCCACATTAAAGGTAACTCTTGTGACAGGTGCGTCGTGGCGCGCATATACTCGGTTTTCCTCGGATGCGGCAAATATCACTGAAACGGTACGTGCATCTATTGCTACCACCGTACCTAAACCTAAATCGCTTTCTGTATCGCTTATCCAGCGTTGCCCCAAAGCAAAAGTCATGAATCGACTACCTCATTAATTTGGATTGGATTTCTATTTTATTACGTCATTGAACGGCGAATTGAATAAGCCCTTATTATGAGCTTTATTGAACCGCTGCGCAGAAAAGGTCGCTAATCTTACTTGAAGCCGTGATACAGGTCACGAGCTATCCATCGCAAACCCTAAGTTTTTTATCGTTTTTGATTTCGACATAAAAATGTCACGCTAACATGGCATTTCTGGTGATGTTGCTATACTGATCATAAGGTCGGTGTGAACGCTCAACTCAAGTGTTCCCCCACTTTGAAAAGCAGTAAGTATCTAACCAGTTTGCAGTCAGTGATAAGCGTTCTTACGCCTCGCGTTGTGGGCACTTAGCAACTTGAATGCAACCTTAATTTTGCATAGCAAGCTACTTTGTAGCAAGGAGACGCTTATGGGCGATACCGAACGAAAACTGTTTGTACTTGATACCAACATTTTGCTTCACGAACCTCAGGCCATATACTCCTTTCAAGAACATGACGTCATCATTCCCATGACGGTACTAGAAGAACTCGATAGAATCAAAGACAGCAAACGCGACGTTGCCCGTGATGCCCGCGTGGCGATACGTTCGCTCGAAAACCTCTTCCATGATGCAACGCCCGATGAAATCACCGATGGCATCCCCTTACTTAAAGACAGCTCCTCCTGTGGCTCCATTGCTATTTTAGCCGACTATGAATTGGTCGATACATTCAAAGCATTCACCGATAAAGAAGGCGACAACCGCATTCTTAATGCGGTGTTATACCTACAAAACAAACGAGATCCCCGCTCTGTTGTCTTAGTAACAAAAGACATTAACATGCGCTTGCGTGCTAAAGGTGCAGGCGTCTTGCATGTAGAAGATTATCGCACCGACCAATTAATTGATGATGTTCAATATTTAACCAAAGGTTTTCAGCAGCGCCCTGGTGCTTTCTGGGACACCGTCGATAAAGTTGATTCTTATAACGTTCATGGCCATACCTATCATGCATTAGAAAGGGAGCCTTTTGAGCCGACGTACCTTAATCAATATGTTATTGACGAAGACAGCGATTTTGCAGCTCGTGTCGAGCAAATTGAGGATAATCGCTTGGTGCTTAAAGATATGAGCCGTGAGCGCATGATGCATCGCCGCGCGTGGGGAATCTCCCCTAAAAATATTTACCAAGCGATGGCCATCGACTCACTGCTCGATCCCGACATCGACGTAGTGATTCTCACGGGAGCCGCAGGTAGCGGGAAAACATTGCTGGCAATGGCGGCCGCTCTAGAGCAAACCGTTGAAAGTCATCACTTTGACAAAATCATTGTCACTCGAAACACACCGGATATTGGTGAGTCTATCGGTTTTCTTCCTGGTAGCGAGGAAGAAAAAATGATGCCATGGCTAGCCTCTGTGACGGATACCTTAGAAGCATTACATAAAGACGACCATTGTACCGATGGATCATTAAAATATATTTGTGATAAAGCCAATATCCAATTCAAATCAATTAACTTCATGCGCGGACGCTCCATTCAACATGCTCTAGTCTTGCTTGATGAGTGTCAAAACCTCACAGCTGCGCAAATCAAAACTATCCTAACCCGTTGCGGGGAAGGCACCAAAATCATTTGCTCTGGTAACTTAGCGCAAATTGATTCTCATTACCTCACCCCTGTCACTTCAGGGTTAACCTATCTTGTTGAACGCTTCAAAAACTTTGAAGGCAGCGCCAACATTCACCTTAATGGGGTTGTACGTAGTCGCCTAGCAGAGTTTGCCGAAGAAAACTTGTAATGGTGCTGAGCGAGACAGGTAAAAATGTCTCGCTTTTTGAGCATCAAGTTCTATGTATAAACGAAAAACCTAGCGACTAAGTGAAAGGTATGAAGACAATACTTCTTGTGTATCTATTGACTTAAAAGCTATAAATATCGATTAAAAAAACAGTTAATTTATATAGAAGCATACCTTCATTCTTCTGCTATTTTAATCCCCCCCGATCTCATTTAAACTTGAAAAAAACAACGCCATAAATGAACTAATAATTTCCAATATGGTTACTCCACTCCAATTAAATTGAGAATATAAAAATGTTCCAATCGCAGAACCTAAAGCCATACCAACGAAATTTAATGTAAAGAAAATAGAGTTTAATCGAGATTTTGCATCTGGTTTAATGCCATAAATTATGCTCTGATGCGCGATTAGACAACTATTAATACCAAAGTCAAAAGCTATTACACATAATATTAAAATCGGTAACTGCAAAGATATTGAAAATGATGTAATAGAAAACATTGTAATAAACGAGAGAATTACAATGATAATACTCGTAGATACTACCTTCTTTGTGCCTATAGCATCAGAGATCTTCCCAGAAATAGGGGCGGCTACTGCTCCTACTAACCCAGCAAAACCAAAAATACCAGCATAAGAACTTCCCAAGTTGTAATATTCTGCTAGAAATATAGCAAGTGTCGTCCAAAAACAGCTGAAAGAGATATATAAAAAGCATTGGGTAAACGACGCTTTTCGTAAGTTTTTGTATTTAACCCAGAGAGGTATTAGGCTGCGTATGGTTTGTTTATAAGATAAGGTACTCGTAGGATAAATCTGAGGTAAAATAGCTGCCAAATAAAACCCCGAAAACAACATTGCTAGTGACGCTAGTCCAAATACGGGTCTCCATCCCCAGATTTCACTTACTACCCCACTATATACTCGAGACAATAAAATCCCCGTTAAAAGTCCCGTCATTACAGTTCCAACAGTTTTTCCTCGTTGAGACGAATCAGCTAACGTTGCTGTGGCTGGAATGATATCTTGCGCTGTTGTTGCCAAAATACCAATAGCTAGACTGACTATTAATAAAAAATAATAACCAGTAGAGACTGTACAAAGTAACAAGATAGCAGACAAAGAAAACGATTTAATAATAATCAATTTTTTCCTCTCAACACTATCACCAAGAGGCACCAGAAATAAAATACCTAGTGCATACCCTATCTGGGTTAACGTCGCAATTAATCCGGTTTGATTTACATTCAAATGAAACTCTTTACTAAGTATATTCAAGATCGGTTGACAGTAATAAATTGATGCCACACTCAGACCTGCACCAATCGATAATCCCAAAATTAATGGTAATGTTAGAGACTTATCTCTAGTACTTACTTCAGTTATTGAATTACTCATTCTTTCCCCTAAAAAATTAACATTCAAAATATGTTGCGCTATTAAATGCATTATTGGTACTCTCAATTACCGAAGAACAGTTATACACTCGGCGTATGAATATAAAAAAAACATCGGGAATAGATAGAGTTACATTACTTCAAACATGGGTTAGAATTGTTGAGTCGGGAAGCTTGACATTAGCAGCCCAACAACTAGAAACGACACAACCAACTATTAGTCGTAGGCTTCAATCTCTAGAACTAGCTTTGAACTGCAAATTACTATTACGAACAACTCATCAGTTAAAGCTTACCGAAGAAGGTGAGTCTTGCTATCAATATGCAAAAACCTTATTGAACAATTGGGGTGAACTTGAAGAAGTCGTTGGCAAATCCATCTCCAATACATTTAAACGTAATTTAAGAGTAAAAGCACCTCACGCCTTTGGGCAACGACAATTAATACAACCTATCATTAATTATCTTAATAAAAACAATGGAGTCCATGTTGAATGGATATTATCAGATAAAAAAGTCGATTTTTTATCTGATAATTTTGATTGTGCAATACATGTAGGGGAAGTTAATGAAGCTAATGTTGTAGCAAAACTGATTGCGTACGTGCCACGAATCATTGTCGCCACACCAGAATTCCTTGATGAGATGAAGGAAACCCCTAAAATTAACAATATCAGCAATTGGCCATGGATAGCACTCAGCAATTATTATAAAGAAAGCATCATCCTGAAAAATTCAGAAACGGAAGAAAGTAAAAATTTAAATATCACCCCATTAATAACGACAGATAATATCTTCTCAGCACAGGAGTTTGTGCTTAGCCATCTTGGAATTGCAAGCTTATCAACCTGGATAGTGGAACCACACTTAAGATCTGGACATTTAATCCAACTACTCCCAAACTGGCGTGAAGATGCTATCCCCATGTATATAGTTTACCCATATGCCAATTATTATCCCAAAAGGTTAATAAATTTCATTGATATAATGAAAGACTCAATTAGTGATGTTTTAAATATCAATAAATAACCTCTAACAAACACTAATGATAAAGTAAGTACAATGTCAAAATGTATTGCCAATCCGCTCTTATTTCTAAAATTTATGACAAGGTTTTACACAAATCGGTGGTAATTCTAGAGTAACTTAAAAGCATCCAAGTGTACTTCCGAGCATGTATCAACAGCTTTCGAAGGCAGCGCCAACATTCACCTTAATGGGGTTGTACGTAGTCGCCTAGCAGAGTTTGCCGAAGAAAACTTGTAATGGTGCTGAGCGAGACAGATAAAAATGTCTCGCTTTTTAAAAATAATAATTCACTTTATATGCATTCTTATGTTTTACTGGTCTTTATTGTTTTCGACTCTCGAATACTAAGGACCGAGATATGGCTTTCAATCTACGTAACCGCAACTTTCTCAAGCTACTGGATTTTTCTGCAAAAGAAATCCAGTTTCTCCTCGATCTCTCAACTCAACTGAAACAAGCCAAGTACACTGGTACTGAGCAAAAAAATCTGTTGGGTAAAAACATTGCGCTCATTTTTGAAAAGTCCTCTACTCGTACACGATGCTCGTTTGAAGTCGCTGCCCATGATCAAGGCGCTAATGTCTCTTATATCGGCCCTTCTGGCTCACAAATTGGTCATAAAGAATCCATGAAAGATACCGCACGTGTTTTGGGGCGTATGTACGATGGCATTCAATATCGTGGACATGGGCAAGAGATCGTTGAAGTATTAGGCGAGTTCGCCGGTGTTCCTGTATGGAACGGACTTACCAATGAGTTTCATCCTACCCAAATTCTGGCCGATTTCTTAACCATGCAAGAGCACAGTAGAGGCAAAAATCTGCATGAGATTTCTTTCGCCTATTTAGGTGATGCCCGTAATAATATGGGTAACTCATTAATGGTCGGCGCCGCCTTAATGGGCATGGATATCCGTTTAGTCGCGCCGAAGGCTTATTGGCCTGAGGCCGATTTAGTCGCCCAATGCCAAGAGCTAGCTAAAAGTTCTGGAGCGGTTATCACCTTAACTGAAGATGTGCCAGAAGGCGTAAATGGTTGTGACTTTCTGTATACCGATGTCTGGGTGTCTATGGGCGAGCCCGCTGAAGCATGGGAAGAGCGTATTGCTGTCATGAAGCCTTATCAAGTCAATATGGCGATGATTGAAGCAACGAATAATCCTAATGTTAAATTCATGCATTGTCTCCCAGCTTTCCATGACGATGAAACCGTTGTCGGTAAACAAATCGCGGAAAAATATGGTATGGATGGCTTAGAAGTGACCAACGAAGTATTTGAATCTAGCCACTCCATTGTCTTTGATGAAGCAGAAAATCGTATGCACTCCATCAAAGCTATTATGGTTGCCACGCTGGGGTAATGCTCAGAGTGGCGAAAAAAGTCATAAAAACACATAAGACAGAGATAATGTAATCGCTTGCACTCTCTATTGTTAGCGGTATAATTCCCCACAATTTGTCTTCGGGGATACCTAAAAAATGATCGGTCATTGTCTATTAACCACATATCATTTTAGTGAGTGCCAACACTTACGCGGTTTTCTGTTTCCCGTCGATGAATAAATAATGGTAAAGCCTCCCAGATCGGGGGGCTTTTTTATGGCCGAAAGAAAAGATAGGGATAAAACTATGGTGAACTCGCTGTTTCAAAAGCACATCATTTCAATTTCTGAGCTCTCACGCGCAGAGCTCGAGTTGATCGTACAGACCGCTGGCCAGTTAAAAGCGCAGCCACAACCAGAACTCATCAAGCATAAAGTCGTCGCAAGCTGCTTTTTCGAGCCATCAACCCGCACCCGCCTATCTTTTGAAACGGCGATACAGCGTATTGGCGGTAATGTTATTGGTTTTGATAATGGCGGCAACACGTCGTTAGCCAAAAAAGGCGAAACCCTATCTGACTCGGTACAGGTCATCTCTAATTATGTGGATGCGTTTGTGATGCGTCACCCGCAGGAGGGAGCGGCGCGCTTGGCGTCAGAGTTTTCTAATGGCGTACCGATTATCAATGCTGGCGATGGATCAAACCAGCATCCATCACAAACACTATTAGATTTATTTTCTATTTATGAAACCCAAGGACGCTTAGATAATCTCAATGTTGCCTTTGTTGGCGATCTTAAATATGGACGTACGGTTCATTCTTTAACGCAAGCATTATCAAAGTTTACTAATGTCCGTTTTTATTTTGTTGCCCCTGATGCACTGGCAATGCCGGACTACATCTGTGAAGAGCTCGATGAAGCAGGTATTGAATATAGCCTACACCAAGATATGGACACCGTAATTCCTGAACTCGATATTCTTTACATGACGCGTGTACAAAAAGAGCG
This DNA window, taken from Vibrio palustris, encodes the following:
- a CDS encoding PhoH family protein, which gives rise to MGDTERKLFVLDTNILLHEPQAIYSFQEHDVIIPMTVLEELDRIKDSKRDVARDARVAIRSLENLFHDATPDEITDGIPLLKDSSSCGSIAILADYELVDTFKAFTDKEGDNRILNAVLYLQNKRDPRSVVLVTKDINMRLRAKGAGVLHVEDYRTDQLIDDVQYLTKGFQQRPGAFWDTVDKVDSYNVHGHTYHALEREPFEPTYLNQYVIDEDSDFAARVEQIEDNRLVLKDMSRERMMHRRAWGISPKNIYQAMAIDSLLDPDIDVVILTGAAGSGKTLLAMAAALEQTVESHHFDKIIVTRNTPDIGESIGFLPGSEEEKMMPWLASVTDTLEALHKDDHCTDGSLKYICDKANIQFKSINFMRGRSIQHALVLLDECQNLTAAQIKTILTRCGEGTKIICSGNLAQIDSHYLTPVTSGLTYLVERFKNFEGSANIHLNGVVRSRLAEFAEENL
- a CDS encoding MFS transporter, whose amino-acid sequence is MSNSITEVSTRDKSLTLPLILGLSIGAGLSVASIYYCQPILNILSKEFHLNVNQTGLIATLTQIGYALGILFLVPLGDSVERKKLIIIKSFSLSAILLLCTVSTGYYFLLIVSLAIGILATTAQDIIPATATLADSSQRGKTVGTVMTGLLTGILLSRVYSGVVSEIWGWRPVFGLASLAMLFSGFYLAAILPQIYPTSTLSYKQTIRSLIPLWVKYKNLRKASFTQCFLYISFSCFWTTLAIFLAEYYNLGSSYAGIFGFAGLVGAVAAPISGKISDAIGTKKVVSTSIIIVILSFITMFSITSFSISLQLPILILCVIAFDFGINSCLIAHQSIIYGIKPDAKSRLNSIFFTLNFVGMALGSAIGTFLYSQFNWSGVTILEIISSFMALFFSSLNEIGGD
- a CDS encoding LysR family transcriptional regulator; amino-acid sequence: MNIKKTSGIDRVTLLQTWVRIVESGSLTLAAQQLETTQPTISRRLQSLELALNCKLLLRTTHQLKLTEEGESCYQYAKTLLNNWGELEEVVGKSISNTFKRNLRVKAPHAFGQRQLIQPIINYLNKNNGVHVEWILSDKKVDFLSDNFDCAIHVGEVNEANVVAKLIAYVPRIIVATPEFLDEMKETPKINNISNWPWIALSNYYKESIILKNSETEESKNLNITPLITTDNIFSAQEFVLSHLGIASLSTWIVEPHLRSGHLIQLLPNWREDAIPMYIVYPYANYYPKRLINFIDIMKDSISDVLNINK
- the argF gene encoding ornithine carbamoyltransferase, yielding MAFNLRNRNFLKLLDFSAKEIQFLLDLSTQLKQAKYTGTEQKNLLGKNIALIFEKSSTRTRCSFEVAAHDQGANVSYIGPSGSQIGHKESMKDTARVLGRMYDGIQYRGHGQEIVEVLGEFAGVPVWNGLTNEFHPTQILADFLTMQEHSRGKNLHEISFAYLGDARNNMGNSLMVGAALMGMDIRLVAPKAYWPEADLVAQCQELAKSSGAVITLTEDVPEGVNGCDFLYTDVWVSMGEPAEAWEERIAVMKPYQVNMAMIEATNNPNVKFMHCLPAFHDDETVVGKQIAEKYGMDGLEVTNEVFESSHSIVFDEAENRMHSIKAIMVATLG
- the pyrB gene encoding aspartate carbamoyltransferase; protein product: MVNSLFQKHIISISELSRAELELIVQTAGQLKAQPQPELIKHKVVASCFFEPSTRTRLSFETAIQRIGGNVIGFDNGGNTSLAKKGETLSDSVQVISNYVDAFVMRHPQEGAARLASEFSNGVPIINAGDGSNQHPSQTLLDLFSIYETQGRLDNLNVAFVGDLKYGRTVHSLTQALSKFTNVRFYFVAPDALAMPDYICEELDEAGIEYSLHQDMDTVIPELDILYMTRVQKERFDESEYAHIKSAFVLTASHLTDARENMKVLHPLPRVDEITTDVDKTPHAYFFQQAGNGVYAREALLALVLNESL